CCATAATCCAGTTGCCAAACTTGGTTCGATTGAGGACAATGCTGAATACAACTGCTAAAATACAGAACCAGATAAATTGATTCGGTATGAATCCGATTTGTCCACCTAATACCTTAAATAATCGAGTAGGAACTCCCTCATAATAAGTAGGTTCTCCATTGGTTAATCCAGCTAAAACTGCCCTCCAAAAAATCATAAATCCCAGGGTAACAACAAATGACGGAATTTTAAATTTCATAGTGAAAAATCCATTTAAGAATCCAGCACCAATTCCAAATATTATTCCAAGAATAAAACTGACCAGAATCGGCAAACCAAATTGATTACTAATTAAAACTATGTAATTACTGAAAACAAAAACCGATGCAACTGAAAGATCCATTTCACCGGAGATAATTAATAAGGTTACACCTAAGGCAATAATTCCTAATTCGGAACCGGTTAAAAAAATGACATTTAGCATGCTTGAGGAAAAAAAACCTGCTGATATCCGAGAAAAAAGAATAAAAAAAGTCATGAGGAGAATAACAACTATTGTTTCCGATCGCATTAGAATGGATTTTGCTGATTTTGGAGGTTTCAGATGAGTTTGCTCAGGCATCTTTTCTCCCCCTTCTGATAATTTCCATTATAATTTCTGGAGAGCAGGTTCCAGCGTCAGCTTCATGACGAGAAAGAGAACCAATTTTGATACCGTGGTCTAAAATTTCAAAGCGATCAGCAACATCAAATA
The Candidatus Atribacteria bacterium ADurb.Bin276 genome window above contains:
- the yjfF_2 gene encoding Inner membrane ABC transporter permease protein YjfF; its protein translation is MPEQTHLKPPKSAKSILMRSETIVVILLMTFFILFSRISAGFFSSSMLNVIFLTGSELGIIALGVTLLIISGEMDLSVASVFVFSNYIVLISNQFGLPILVSFILGIIFGIGAGFLNGFFTMKFKIPSFVVTLGFMIFWRAVLAGLTNGEPTYYEGVPTRLFKVLGGQIGFIPNQFIWFCILAVVFSIVLNRTKFGNWIMATGGSIQTARALGVNIFRTKMICFMISSSLAAFAGASFLVRSSYLDPIVATGMELEAVAAAVIGGTVLTGGIGSIIGTSICAFLLKVVQVGIATYGIRVEYYNVLVGILLMIAAVINSALIKKLLKT